A region of the Pseudoliparis swirei isolate HS2019 ecotype Mariana Trench chromosome 21, NWPU_hadal_v1, whole genome shotgun sequence genome:
ACCGCTGCAGGAACGAAACACCCGAGTCCCTCAGTGGAGCACCGAGGCCTCCTGAGTCCACGCTGTAGCTCGTCCTCTTCTGTATGGTGACCTCTAGCGAGTCCGGGGGACGGCCAATCACAGACCCGGCCTATATGTGCCCGCCTTGTCGTTGCAGGACTTGTGGGTACACCCGTAAAAGCATCGTGGGCCTGAAGATGTGCGAGCGGCCGTACGGAGACGCGCTGCGGAGCGGCTGCTACCTGAAAGCCAACGGCGTCACCAACATCTGCGTGCTCCTCGAATCCGAAGCCGGACTGAGCACCTTTAAACTGTCACCCAGTGGGTTTCACCTCCAGTCGTTCATCATTCACATCAGGATGCGTTGGGAGaacaaatgtaatatttactgtatatttttttcttcttcttcagtgatAGATCCACCAGAGTTGAGCATCGGGGAAGAAGGCGGTGACCTCAAACTGAGCTGGACGCTCCCGCCCATCTTAAAGCATCACCCCAGGATATTCTCGGTCTGCTACAGGAAGTGCGGTCACGCCGAGGCGAGTCGCTCGGGAACCCGGAAGTCGCGGCGTTTTCTCTGCGTCGCTGACCGCTTCTGTGCGCTTGCTCATTTCAGGTGTGCCAGGACTACACCACGAGGGGGGAGCCGGCCTTCATGCCCTACGATGAAAGCTGCCGCTACGAGCTGCGGTCCCGCGTCACGACGGGGCCCAGCATCCCGCTCATATTCAGCCAGTTCGGCCCAGCCGTGTTTTATGGTGAGTCCTCGGCAAATAAATCACCACGACGTGACGTATCCAGGTGGATTTGAGTCCACGCCTCCGTGCTGTACATTATATTCAGACATAGTTGTAATCCCCCTCGCTCTTAGTCCCCGATGTGTGTGGCTAGAGAGGAGGAAGTGTTCCCTATCAGGCCTTCTGCACTTTAATAATGTCTTATTGTTTCTCTGCTTTTCATATTCCATCAGAGCCACGATTGGCTCTGGTGGGAAGAAGTTATTTCTAttctttattaaataaaagtacTCGTGTGAAAATACGCCACCATAAGACCTGCTCTCAAATCTGGCTTGATGtcatccctccagcgtgtcctgggtcttccccgggttCTCCTCCGTAAAATATACAAAGGTCCATGACATGGTCGTAAAGTAAAAGTACCTTTTTGAGTGGCGTTCAGGGTCTCTGTACATTCTACCACTGAAGCTCTGATTAGTGTTCTGCATAGATGAGCCGTCGTATCTGTCATGAGGAAACGAATCGTGTGTGTTGATCACGCTTCCCTTCACCTTCCCCCCCCGGCAGGTACCGATCAGCCGGCTGGGAAGACGCTCCCCGTGGTCGCCGTGGTCCTCCCCCTCATCCTGTCCGTCTGCATCTTCCTGTCCTGCTACTGCTTCAGGAggtatgttttttgtgtgcacaCGGCACTATACAGGCCGGACGGTGGCGATGGCGAACGCCCTCACGCCGAACGCTTCGCAGCCGGTCTGATGAGCCGAGGGCGTCGAGCAGCAAATGAGATCATTGAACTTTTAACCGCACTTGACTTCCTCCTTGGAGCGCTGCCACCGCAGTGCATTAGGATTTAACGAGAGGACggagtgtgtgtctgcgcgtgtgtgtgtgtgtgtgtgtgtcgacaaaCCCGCCTCAGGCCAATGTAAGTGATTTGGGTGGAGATGCAATTAAGTACGCTTTATTTTTATctcatcacagacaaagtgcagAACATTAAAACTATTTggccaaaacatgtcaacagttaaaagatcAAAGTGAAATTCACTAAGCTCCGAGTCATTTAGGGTTTTTAAAATACCCCATGTGGGCGTGTCCTCACGTTCACTTTCGTGAATAATTTTGATCTGAAATATTTTTCCCACATGAAATCCTGAAGAGACGACGTTGTGTTTTATGTTGGTGAGaaccaaagaagaagacaaacccTCCTGCCTGTTCCCGTGTGctagatgtgttgttgttgttgttgttgtggacaCATTGTGCGCTGCTTCTGCTGACCTCCGCCCTGGTGTGTGTTCTGCAGGCACAGCTCCATCCTCTGCCCCGTCATACCGGACCCTTCGGTGATATTCAAGGAGATGATGATGAACGGGAACAAAGACCTGGAggtgtggtttttttttaaggggagcaacaacaacaacaaaaaactccaATGTGGATAATAAGCTCCGCCCACAATCACTCATGACCCTGTTCTCTACTTTGTTGCAGCCCACAATGGGGAGTCTGTACACGCCGGTGCCGGAGCCCGTTGAATCCTGCAAAGTGGACTCTGTAGCCGGCGGCGCCGTGGTGccgctgacctcctgacccgcggaggaggaggctcgCCGTGCGGCTGGACTCACACTCGGGGGAGAATCCAGCGAAAGAACGTTTTTTATGACGTCTGTTGCACATCTGGACCCATGTGGCGAGGAGTGCGAGCTGTGCTGACCTGACTCTGTGAAGCTGCCGTCCCAActtccaccactagaggtcagcaCAAAACACGACATCCAGCTGCTACTCCGAAACGCTCTGTGGACACGAAGCGGGGGAAGAACGGGTTCTCCATGTCCGCACTGTGCTGACGGGCTCCTGTTGCTCCTGCGGAGGGAGACCAGCATGTGGGCGGGTTTGAGTGGATAGGAACCAGTGGGCAAGTGGCCAGCGGAGGCTGTGTTTGTTAGGAAACCGTCCTCAGAGGAGCTGCTGGGTCCCTGAACGCCACAAATCAAACGAAATTCCTGGAAAGTAAAAATATAGAGACGGCCCACTGCGAAAGGAAATGACTGCGTGGCGTCATGGcaaccaggcaggaggcatgaaGTGGGAAGCACGTTGGACTAGTGATCAGGAAACGGTTCACACAACAACAGACGAGCCGATACGTCCTGGTTTTGAACCCAaatccaaaaataataataatacatttattttataaggtgcctttcaaggcactcaaggtcgccgtacaacacatgaAAACAGTTCAATATGACTGACCACCGTTAGCTGCacacttccttccctccctccttccttccttccttccttaaaCCGAAAGGGAGCCGTCTCTTGTTGTTACATGTCACGGGGGGTTGTTGGTGGTTCTCCCTCTTTTAatggaaataaagagagagtgaaATGTGAAGTGATGCAGCTGCTCTCGATTACTCTTCCACGCGAGTCAACGTTACTTCAAAATGAAAATGGAATTATAATTTCTCCACAAATTATAAGAAATAAAACTAACTTCACCGACAGCTGGCAGATATCGTTGGTGGATTGTATTGTTGCTGGGCAGGTTTCTGCTTTGGGAAATGTGATTGTGTAACTTTACACCCACAAAAATATCATATTTGAGTTTCAGCTAATGGCTTTATTAATGTTTCTGGATCTTATTATCATGATAATTTATAGTTGTTATAAAACTgtgaataataatgatgatcaaTCCATTTGGCTGTCGTCTATCAACATTTATAATGcagattacttttatttttacagaaataaacCCCCGTTAAACATTGCTGACTTGTACTcaacatgaagatgaagagaaagAAGTATATAGAATTTTAATAAATACTTAATTGGAAATAACAGTGaagattttaaaagaaaatagaaTTTGGAGATAGaaagataaaaatatatatgaaatttCAGGACAGAGAACACCTTATTTAAAGAGTTCATACTTGATTTCTTGGTGTTTATAAGTGTGATATCTTCTGTAGATATTATTTAAAGTCAGACATTGGGTGGTGACTTTAGTTATTTGATATTCAAATGATTATATTGAATCAATAGAGATGTTTGatgttataatatatgtatttgtaaacacaagtgaaataaatggttcaCAATTGCAGAAGTTACATTTGTCTTCAATATTCCTATTTTAAATATCCTCCTGGGAACTGAGAGCAAATAATGTCTCCCAACTTCTTATTTTTTGTGATTACCTGTTaagagttaaataaacatcttacaatttaaacatttagaaaattattttgattttaaattgtaattttCGTGTTAAAAGGCacaaaaatatagaatataaaaaaacaaatgtcttgAGTGAtattaaataatacattaaacttgattattaaactaaataattcatcatctggattgttttgcttgttggtTGGAGGATGTAg
Encoded here:
- the LOC130211944 gene encoding interleukin-13 receptor subunit alpha-1-like; translated protein: MTSPAQRVASLACAAVIMLVHCNAERLPPPAGLSYRWVDAFTVTVSWPEPRGLPAGDVRYKYRLEDPESPVERTPLRHFSVNLLTGDAGSGSWTYLVWTVGENVEESIKVNTTIESPKPRAQVKDVQCFINLDNETKAKEMNCSWVPGDRALDLSFRTCGYTRKSIVGLKMCERPYGDALRSGCYLKANGVTNICVLLESEAGLSTFKLSPMIDPPELSIGEEGGDLKLSWTLPPILKHHPRIFSVCYRKCGHAEVCQDYTTRGEPAFMPYDESCRYELRSRVTTGPSIPLIFSQFGPAVFYGTDQPAGKTLPVVAVVLPLILSVCIFLSCYCFRRHSSILCPVIPDPSVIFKEMMMNGNKDLEPTMGSLYTPVPEPVESCKVDSVAGGAVVPLTS